TTGTCGTGGCCGACCGCGATCGCGGTGCCCGCGAACTGGTCGGGCAGGTAGCGCTTGTAGGAGTTGACCGTCGGCGCGAACAGCAGACCGAGCTCGACGGCGTGGGCCAGCTGCCCGGCGACGAAGGAGCCGAACCGCGGCGACATGCCGCCGGTCTCCTCCGACCAGCACAGCGGTGAGCCGTCCTCGGCGTCCCACATGCTCACATGCAGGTGACACGACGAGCCGACCTCGTCGATCTTGGGCTTGGCCATGAAGGTGACGGTCAGGTCCGCGCGGTGGGCCAGCTCCTTGATGCCGTGCTTGAAGAGCACGTGCCGGTCGGCCATCTCGAGGGCCTCGCAGTAGTCGAGGGTGATCTCCTGCTGGCCCAGGCCCCACTCCGGCTTGGAAGACTCGACGGGTACCCCGAACTTCGGCATGTCCTGGCGGATCTGGTGCACGAACCACTCGTCCCGCCCGCCCTGGACGACCTGGTAGTCCGACCGATAGTCCGAGAGCATCCGCAGATTGCGGTACTCGGCCTGCCAGGCCTCGGCCGGCGAGACGGCCGCGACGAAGAACTCCAGCTCCGAGGCGAACTGGAAGGCCAGCCCGTGCTCCCGGGCACGGGCGAGCTGGTGCTTGAGGATCGTGCGCGGCGCCACCGGGAGCAGGACGTCGGCGTCCCCCTGGTAGGCGTCGCAGATGACCATGAGCGCATGCGGCTCCCACGGCACCCGCCGCAGCGTCGCCAGGTCCGGCACCAGCCGGATGTCCACCCAGCCGTTGTCGGCATTCGACACCGGCAGGTCCAGCGGGTTCATCTCCAGGTCGACGGCGAAGACGAAGCTGCTCGCGTTCACACCCTGCCCCTCAAGGCACAGGGTGCGGAAGGCGTCGATCGTCAGCCGCTTGCCGACCAGGCGACCGTACGGGTCGGGCGCGGCGCAGATGACGGTGTCGACCTCGCCGCGACGGGCGAGGTCCTCGAAGGTGTCGAGGTCCACGATCGGGCCAGCGGGATGGTTCACAGGTGCTCTCCGTAGCGTCGAAGTTCCCAGTCGGTGATGGTGGTGCGCAGCCAGTGCTCGTAGCGGTCGGCCTCGTTGCGGCGGGTCGCGGCGTAGCCCGCGACGAAGTCCTCGCCCAGCACGGCCTTCGCGTGGTACGACGCCTCGAGCCGGTCGGCGGCGGACCGCAGGTCGGCCGGCAGCGGCTCGGCGTCGGCGCGCGGTCCGGCCGGCGGCAGCGCGAGACCCTCGTCGATCCCGGCCAGGCCGCCGCCGAGCAGGGCCGCGGCGACCAGATAGGGACTGGCGTCCGCGCCCGGGCGGCGGTGCTCGACCCGCGCGCCCGGGACCGAGTCGACCAGGACCCGCAGCGCGGTGCTCCGGTCGTCGAGGCCCCAGGTGGCCGACTCGGCGACGAACATCTCCTTGTCGAGCCGCTTGTAGGAGTTCACGAACGGGAGAACCAGCGCGGTCAGGTCGCCCATCGTCGCCAGCATCCCCGCCAGGTAGCCCTGCGCGAGCGGCGAGACCTCCCCGGGGCGCTCGGCGAAGACGTTGCGGCCGTCCCGGGCCAGGCTCGAGTGGACGTGCCCGCCGGCGCCCGAGCGGTCGCCGTACGGCTTGGCCATGAAGGTGGCCCGCAGGCCGCGCTCCGCGCACAGGTCGCGGAAGTACTGGCGGGCGCGGGCGGCGCCGTCGGCGGCCCGCAGCGCGGGCTGCGGCTTGAGCGCGAACTCGAAGAAGCCCGGGCCGAGCTCGGCGTGGAACGCCTCGACGGGCGCCCCGATCTGCTCCATCCGGTCGACGAAGTCGGCCGCGACCGCCTCGGTCTCCCGCAGCCGGGTCAGGCTGTAGGCGTTCTCGGTGCGGCCGAGCGGGGCGCGGGTCGCGGCGTCCTCGATCCACAGCTCGTACTCGAAGCCGAGCACCGGCTCCAGC
This region of Nocardioides sp. L-11A genomic DNA includes:
- a CDS encoding glutamine synthetase family protein, with translation MNHPAGPIVDLDTFEDLARRGEVDTVICAAPDPYGRLVGKRLTIDAFRTLCLEGQGVNASSFVFAVDLEMNPLDLPVSNADNGWVDIRLVPDLATLRRVPWEPHALMVICDAYQGDADVLLPVAPRTILKHQLARAREHGLAFQFASELEFFVAAVSPAEAWQAEYRNLRMLSDYRSDYQVVQGGRDEWFVHQIRQDMPKFGVPVESSKPEWGLGQQEITLDYCEALEMADRHVLFKHGIKELAHRADLTVTFMAKPKIDEVGSSCHLHVSMWDAEDGSPLCWSEETGGMSPRFGSFVAGQLAHAVELGLLFAPTVNSYKRYLPDQFAGTAIAVGHDNRSCAFRLVGRGASYRVENRIPGADVNPYYAFSATIAAGLAGIEAGDPTPPVFAGNAWGNRSVEVMTSSLHDSVERFSHSKLARSAFGDEVFEHLHASAAAELASFESGAVTDWEVKRYYERV
- a CDS encoding glutamine synthetase family protein, with the protein product MSVALTQLEVPDYDLGLRGKLVRTEKLDGDGLTFCTIVHGLSLTDEVTDTPTSSAANGYPDARVRVDPDTVVELPWRTGTVTAAIGDLVDADGVPIPASARGLLGRLVGRYAELGLEPVLGFEYELWIEDAATRAPLGRTENAYSLTRLRETEAVAADFVDRMEQIGAPVEAFHAELGPGFFEFALKPQPALRAADGAARARQYFRDLCAERGLRATFMAKPYGDRSGAGGHVHSSLARDGRNVFAERPGEVSPLAQGYLAGMLATMGDLTALVLPFVNSYKRLDKEMFVAESATWGLDDRSTALRVLVDSVPGARVEHRRPGADASPYLVAAALLGGGLAGIDEGLALPPAGPRADAEPLPADLRSAADRLEASYHAKAVLGEDFVAGYAATRRNEADRYEHWLRTTITDWELRRYGEHL